In one Brevibacillus choshinensis genomic region, the following are encoded:
- a CDS encoding TcaA 3rd/4th domain-containing protein, which produces MVLEPQKSAKLDAGEFFRKAAQITRQKPLIAVLAILAVVVLVIALFASSNGSNSKEVLRKFQNAVAAEDVDALKQLVSVDDRQMEVKTEYLGQFIKYAKEHPKYLNQTLEFMVAQQALHENAENINTGLLDKHSPAEVLGAGEFYLKKESGLFSDSYAIGVRPQYLEITLENDNGIVKVNNKEVMKASKDNHKAKLGPLFPGEYDVSLVTHFDYANQDITQNETVSLFGFEPVAEKSYFITGDQVQITSSLDGVEVYVNDKPTPFVLGDEDSEYFYPAFSNGSQTIQGVAKFPWGESRSEAVSITNLSDSYSLTPPLLDQTKEEVLAFVRQFLETRAKSYETKDTNALQKMHHSSYGGDILQETQKKLGALHHFASISDYSLKAVTLKEASFGYRENPLEHVSVSYDHESKRFVVEIDNMYTLYALTMSDGRVDDTANQQMLDIHVTYENGKWVVLRIL; this is translated from the coding sequence ATGGTGCTGGAACCGCAAAAAAGTGCAAAACTTGATGCTGGTGAATTTTTCAGAAAAGCGGCTCAAATAACAAGGCAAAAACCTCTTATCGCCGTATTGGCTATATTGGCGGTGGTGGTCCTTGTCATCGCTTTGTTTGCGTCATCAAACGGTTCGAATTCAAAAGAGGTGCTGCGAAAGTTCCAAAATGCAGTCGCTGCAGAAGATGTGGATGCATTAAAACAGCTCGTGTCTGTTGATGATCGGCAAATGGAAGTAAAAACTGAGTACTTAGGGCAATTCATAAAGTATGCGAAAGAACATCCAAAGTATTTGAACCAAACCTTGGAATTCATGGTTGCCCAACAAGCTCTTCACGAGAATGCGGAAAATATCAATACGGGGTTACTGGATAAACACTCTCCCGCTGAAGTGCTCGGCGCAGGCGAGTTTTATTTGAAGAAAGAATCCGGGCTTTTTTCCGATTCCTATGCGATTGGGGTACGTCCTCAATACTTGGAGATTACGCTGGAAAACGACAACGGAATCGTGAAAGTGAATAACAAGGAGGTCATGAAGGCAAGTAAGGATAACCATAAAGCAAAGTTAGGCCCCTTATTCCCAGGTGAGTATGATGTCAGCCTCGTGACCCATTTCGATTACGCGAATCAAGATATTACGCAAAACGAGACGGTCAGCTTGTTTGGATTTGAACCTGTTGCCGAGAAGTCTTATTTTATTACAGGCGATCAAGTACAGATTACGAGCTCACTTGACGGAGTAGAAGTCTATGTAAACGATAAACCCACTCCTTTTGTCCTGGGCGATGAAGATAGTGAGTATTTTTACCCTGCTTTTTCCAACGGCTCTCAAACCATTCAAGGAGTGGCAAAATTCCCTTGGGGAGAGTCGAGAAGCGAGGCTGTAAGCATTACCAATTTATCCGATTCGTATAGTCTGACACCACCGTTGCTTGATCAAACAAAAGAGGAAGTGCTTGCTTTTGTCCGCCAGTTTTTGGAGACAAGGGCAAAATCATACGAAACGAAAGATACAAACGCATTGCAAAAAATGCATCATAGCAGCTATGGTGGCGATATCTTGCAAGAAACACAGAAAAAGCTTGGTGCTCTCCATCATTTTGCCAGCATTTCGGATTATTCGCTAAAAGCAGTTACGTTGAAGGAAGCTTCATTTGGATACAGAGAAAATCCATTGGAGCATGTCAGCGTATCCTATGACCATGAATCGAAAAGATTCGTAGTGGAAATCGACAACATGTACACTCTTTACGCATTGACCATGTCCGATGGGCGAGTAGATGATACCGCTAATCAGCAGATGCTCGACATACATGTGACGTACGAAAATGGCAAATGGGTAGTGCTGCGCATCCTGTAG
- a CDS encoding aldo/keto reductase, giving the protein MTKQTRIGKTDLVVDPIGLGTSAVGGHNIYPNLNEEVGKDLVRAAINHGVNFLDTAFFYGTGRSEELIGEVIKEAGKRHELILATKGGLILVGNDVTMDNSPAYLKQAVEDSLKRLQTDYIDLFYIHAPDQDTPKDEAVGVLKQLKDEGKIRAIGVSNFSLEQLKEANKDGYVDVLQGNYNLLQREAEQEFFPYTTENNISFIPYFPLASGLLAGKYNKDMTFNDLRKDMPHFQGDKFIKNLEKVEQLRKIANKKNAEVAHIVLAWYLTHDSIDVVIPGAQRAEQVLDNLKTLDVHLTEEEINEIDRIFK; this is encoded by the coding sequence ATGACGAAACAAACACGAATTGGTAAAACAGATTTAGTTGTCGATCCAATCGGACTTGGAACAAGCGCTGTAGGTGGCCACAATATTTATCCTAATTTAAATGAAGAAGTAGGAAAAGATTTGGTGCGGGCTGCGATCAACCATGGAGTGAATTTTTTAGATACAGCGTTTTTTTATGGAACAGGACGTTCAGAGGAGCTAATAGGTGAAGTGATCAAAGAAGCAGGAAAGCGTCATGAACTCATCCTTGCAACAAAAGGTGGCCTTATACTTGTCGGCAATGATGTTACCATGGATAATTCGCCTGCTTATTTAAAACAAGCCGTTGAAGATAGTTTGAAAAGGCTACAAACAGATTACATAGATTTATTTTATATTCATGCTCCAGATCAGGATACACCAAAAGATGAGGCGGTTGGAGTCTTAAAACAGCTAAAGGACGAAGGTAAAATTAGAGCAATTGGCGTTTCTAACTTCTCACTTGAACAATTGAAAGAAGCAAATAAGGATGGTTATGTCGATGTATTACAGGGAAACTACAATTTGCTGCAGCGAGAAGCGGAACAAGAATTCTTTCCATATACGACAGAGAATAATATCTCGTTTATTCCATACTTTCCACTAGCATCAGGCTTGCTTGCCGGTAAATACAATAAGGATATGACATTCAATGATCTACGCAAAGATATGCCTCACTTCCAGGGCGATAAATTTATAAAAAATCTAGAAAAGGTAGAGCAGCTCCGTAAAATTGCAAATAAAAAAAATGCCGAAGTTGCTCATATAGTCCTTGCTTGGTATTTAACACATGATTCAATTGATGTTGTCATTCCCGGAGCACAAAGAGCAGAGCAAGTGCTGGATAATTTAAAAACATTAGACGTCCACCTGACAGAAGAAGAAATCAACGAAATTGATCGTATTTTTAAATAG
- a CDS encoding putative iron-sulfur cluster-binding metallochaperone, whose amino-acid sequence MDCCAPTNTEDVKTECPSCGENGKKVQLITLKSQLKASALETIEPENFYVFCSNSSCPIVYFTGNHSQTFVENDLKVPVYPKKQSADVPVCYCFDWTRERLLQANGTDDQKPADQIKAHVQAGRCGCEVNNPQGACCLGNVNAFVRGLKEV is encoded by the coding sequence ATGGATTGCTGTGCACCAACTAATACGGAAGACGTAAAAACGGAGTGCCCTTCCTGCGGTGAAAATGGCAAGAAAGTTCAACTCATAACGCTCAAGTCCCAGCTTAAAGCGTCGGCATTAGAAACCATTGAACCCGAGAACTTTTACGTTTTTTGTTCTAACTCTTCTTGCCCTATCGTCTACTTCACCGGGAACCATTCGCAAACGTTTGTGGAGAATGACCTAAAGGTGCCAGTCTACCCAAAAAAACAGAGTGCTGATGTACCTGTGTGTTATTGCTTTGATTGGACGAGAGAGCGGCTCCTTCAAGCCAATGGCACCGATGATCAAAAACCTGCTGACCAAATCAAAGCACATGTTCAGGCGGGGCGATGTGGGTGTGAGGTAAACAACCCCCAAGGAGCTTGTTGCTTAGGTAATGTGAACGCTTTTGTACGGGGTCTCAAAGAGGTGTAA
- a CDS encoding MFS transporter codes for MNNSWKIYLLTLISFLVGTSQFVIAGILDDVATSAGVSLLAAGQLITAFSLATAIGTPVVMVATAKMGQRMQLLLALTIILLGTILTIALPGFGFLLLSRIVLGVGSGVFVVTAYATAANLAPVGRQAGAMSNVAMGYSASLVLGVPIGRVVAAAYDWKVIFWGIGLFTLLGIFAVAKAIPSIRGEASVPLGKQLALLKNPKISTALCVTFFVFIGYSVVNTYMAPFLTSVMSFNGGVVSVILFVLGIASLIGSKLGGFLADRTGTARTLVISLIIQALPLGLLSIAFGSNLVAIPLLVLWTIATWTFGPTQNFNLLSLAPEASGIMLSLNSTFVQLGFAVGAGIGGVAVGGSSIFSIFWIGAAAVVMASVSFGLTRKFSKRATTEQVYYRSRIIKFTYKK; via the coding sequence GTGAACAATTCTTGGAAAATTTATCTGCTGACACTAATCAGCTTTTTGGTTGGTACGTCCCAATTCGTGATCGCTGGTATTTTAGATGATGTCGCTACTTCTGCTGGCGTATCGTTATTGGCGGCAGGGCAACTTATCACGGCATTCTCGCTTGCCACTGCCATCGGTACCCCTGTAGTCATGGTAGCGACAGCAAAGATGGGACAGCGTATGCAACTATTGCTGGCGCTTACTATCATTTTACTTGGTACCATATTGACAATCGCTTTGCCGGGTTTTGGCTTCTTGTTACTATCTCGTATTGTACTCGGGGTCGGATCAGGAGTTTTTGTCGTTACCGCTTATGCTACAGCTGCGAATCTGGCACCTGTCGGACGGCAAGCAGGAGCAATGTCCAACGTGGCAATGGGATATAGCGCCTCACTCGTTCTCGGTGTTCCGATCGGTCGTGTTGTTGCTGCTGCGTATGATTGGAAGGTCATATTCTGGGGGATTGGATTATTCACCCTGCTTGGAATTTTCGCCGTCGCAAAGGCGATTCCATCCATACGAGGAGAAGCATCCGTCCCTCTTGGCAAACAACTTGCCCTCTTGAAAAACCCTAAGATCTCTACTGCGCTCTGCGTGACATTCTTCGTGTTTATCGGATACTCAGTGGTTAATACGTATATGGCTCCATTCCTCACCTCCGTTATGTCGTTTAATGGAGGAGTGGTGAGTGTCATTCTTTTCGTATTAGGCATAGCGAGCTTAATCGGTTCTAAACTTGGTGGTTTTCTTGCGGATCGTACTGGCACCGCGCGAACGCTCGTCATCAGCTTGATCATACAAGCACTTCCGCTTGGGTTGCTAAGTATAGCTTTCGGGTCAAACTTAGTAGCCATTCCTTTACTCGTCCTTTGGACAATAGCAACTTGGACGTTCGGGCCAACGCAGAATTTCAACCTTCTTTCACTCGCTCCTGAGGCATCCGGTATCATGCTCAGCTTAAACAGTACTTTCGTCCAGCTTGGATTTGCAGTTGGCGCTGGTATCGGAGGAGTTGCGGTGGGAGGATCGTCGATATTCTCGATTTTCTGGATTGGAGCTGCTGCGGTCGTCATGGCGTCCGTTTCCTTCGGGCTTACCCGTAAGTTCTCGAAACGAGCGACCACGGAGCAAGTCTACTATCGATCAAGGATAATCAAATTCACTTATAAAAAGTAA
- a CDS encoding aldo/keto reductase: MQKVILNNGVEMPILGFGVFQMTDQNECEQNVYDAIMAGYRLIDTAASYLNEEAVGRAIKRSGVPREELFITTKLWVQDTGYEKTKMAFEKSLQRLQLDYLDLYLIHQPYGDVFGSWRAMEELYREGKVRAIGVSNFHEDRLIDLIIHNEVAPAVNQVETHPFNQQIENAKFMKENSVQIESWAPFAEGKNNLFQNEVLVSIGEKYNKSVAQVVLRWLTHREVVVIPKSVRKERIIENFNIFDFELSQEDMESITTLDTKQSLFFSHRDPEMVKWLGTRKLDI; this comes from the coding sequence ATGCAAAAAGTAATTTTGAACAATGGTGTTGAGATGCCTATACTCGGTTTTGGTGTTTTTCAGATGACAGATCAAAATGAGTGTGAACAGAATGTTTATGACGCTATTATGGCGGGCTATCGACTGATTGATACAGCTGCCTCTTACTTGAATGAAGAAGCAGTTGGCAGAGCGATCAAACGGAGTGGCGTCCCAAGAGAGGAACTATTTATTACTACAAAACTCTGGGTTCAAGATACAGGTTACGAGAAGACAAAGATGGCATTTGAAAAATCACTGCAAAGATTGCAATTGGATTATTTGGATTTGTACCTAATTCATCAGCCTTATGGAGACGTGTTTGGCTCTTGGCGTGCTATGGAGGAATTGTATCGTGAAGGGAAGGTCCGTGCAATTGGCGTTAGTAACTTCCATGAGGATCGTCTGATCGATTTAATTATCCATAACGAAGTTGCTCCTGCCGTAAACCAGGTTGAAACGCACCCTTTTAACCAACAAATCGAAAATGCAAAATTCATGAAAGAGAATAGTGTTCAGATCGAATCCTGGGCGCCTTTTGCGGAGGGGAAAAATAACCTGTTCCAAAACGAGGTATTGGTATCCATAGGTGAAAAGTATAATAAATCCGTTGCTCAGGTCGTTTTACGTTGGTTGACACACAGAGAAGTCGTTGTGATTCCAAAGTCTGTACGTAAAGAAAGAATTATCGAGAACTTCAATATCTTTGACTTTGAATTAAGCCAAGAGGATATGGAGTCGATTACTACTTTAGATACGAAACAAAGCCTGTTCTTTTCACATCGTGATCCTGAAATGGTGAAATGGCTTGGTACAAGGAAACTTGATATCTAA
- a CDS encoding nitroreductase family protein gives MSVRQLLKERRAVRNYLPKEVETEKIQALLDYAVLAPNDRLRQPWHFYVIKGEAKERFEGIAQEFLLERFPTKPNLIKESLAVLEKTPLVIVATADIIPGDEASSEDNEYAVCCAIHSMWLAAKELGLGMVWRTRGVGLVRDERLMKFLGAPENKKVVGTLFIGYPEADVPSTDRAAAEGKTTWL, from the coding sequence ATGTCAGTACGTCAATTATTGAAAGAAAGAAGAGCCGTGAGAAATTACCTCCCCAAAGAGGTGGAGACAGAAAAGATTCAGGCTTTGCTAGATTACGCGGTCCTCGCGCCGAATGACCGACTGCGTCAGCCTTGGCACTTTTACGTGATTAAAGGCGAGGCCAAGGAAAGGTTCGAAGGGATCGCCCAAGAGTTTTTGCTCGAGCGTTTTCCGACCAAGCCCAATCTGATAAAGGAATCACTGGCAGTCTTGGAAAAAACACCGCTGGTCATCGTCGCGACAGCAGACATCATCCCGGGCGATGAAGCGTCGTCGGAAGATAACGAATATGCAGTATGTTGCGCGATTCATTCGATGTGGCTCGCTGCAAAAGAGCTAGGTCTCGGAATGGTTTGGCGCACGAGAGGTGTGGGCTTGGTACGGGACGAGAGATTGATGAAGTTCCTCGGGGCGCCAGAAAATAAGAAAGTCGTCGGCACCTTGTTTATCGGCTATCCGGAGGCGGATGTCCCATCTACGGATCGTGCAGCTGCGGAGGGTAAAACTACGTGGCTGTAA
- a CDS encoding ribosomal maturation YjgA family protein has product MVYAQSLTGLSTCNERSVRRWRASVAYIVAVFAVMALGLGSRAFADMLPVFVAEHFGDALWACMIYFGFRTCFAHKKISFALWCSLSFCFAIEGSQLYQAGWINYLRETTLGALVLGKGFLAADLMRYTAGIAVSSLLDLSWPWRKRS; this is encoded by the coding sequence ATGGTGTATGCACAAAGCCTGACCGGACTGAGCACATGTAACGAGCGCTCCGTGCGTCGATGGAGAGCCAGCGTCGCCTATATCGTGGCCGTTTTTGCTGTCATGGCTTTGGGCTTAGGGTCCAGAGCGTTCGCCGATATGTTGCCTGTCTTTGTAGCTGAGCATTTTGGCGATGCATTATGGGCGTGCATGATCTACTTCGGCTTTCGCACTTGTTTTGCGCATAAAAAGATTTCTTTCGCGCTGTGGTGCAGCCTCTCGTTTTGCTTTGCGATCGAGGGTAGCCAATTGTATCAGGCCGGTTGGATCAATTACCTCCGGGAGACAACCCTTGGGGCGTTGGTATTAGGAAAAGGCTTTTTGGCGGCGGACCTTATGCGGTACACTGCGGGAATTGCCGTCTCTTCCCTGCTCGACCTATCTTGGCCTTGGCGTAAGCGCTCGTGA
- a CDS encoding DUF3574 domain-containing protein, giving the protein MRRKWMVGMFCMCMAALLILPLYSAANPLQAFATEAQPPEKANNALQSQFHLGHVVKIYVPSTMNGSTPVTDEVHAQFVDQALTKFSDLFGGGTAIAGTGAWVDEDKKLIKEKVTIVYSFAEKLDNQSLNEVVAYAKQLKKDMTQSSVSLEVDGKMYFIE; this is encoded by the coding sequence GTGAGAAGAAAATGGATGGTTGGAATGTTCTGTATGTGTATGGCGGCGCTTCTGATTCTCCCTCTGTATTCGGCAGCAAACCCGTTGCAGGCTTTTGCAACCGAGGCACAACCACCGGAAAAGGCAAACAATGCTTTGCAGAGTCAGTTCCACCTGGGTCATGTAGTCAAAATTTATGTCCCCTCCACGATGAACGGAAGCACACCAGTTACGGATGAAGTTCATGCCCAATTTGTCGACCAGGCACTGACGAAATTCTCCGATCTTTTTGGCGGAGGGACCGCGATTGCCGGAACCGGCGCTTGGGTGGACGAAGACAAGAAGCTGATTAAGGAAAAGGTAACAATCGTCTACAGCTTTGCCGAGAAGCTCGACAATCAGTCGCTGAATGAAGTCGTGGCCTACGCCAAACAATTGAAGAAAGACATGACGCAATCCTCTGTCTCCCTCGAAGTGGACGGCAAAATGTATTTCATAGAATAA